In the Deinococcus reticulitermitis genome, one interval contains:
- a CDS encoding 2-oxo acid dehydrogenase subunit E2: MPTELKLPDVGDNIEQGTVVTVLVSPGDAVTEGQALIEIETDKAVIEVPASEGGTIEAVNVKVGDTVAVGGVIATLGGGDAAAQAAPAQATATETSPPQAPSGGGGDQAANVESTPATDAATAQRVAQAQQDAQKEQAGQDVAGGSPDSSPASSAAPGQSGGSTDVVLPDVGDNIEKGTVVTVLVSEGDTVTEGQPVIELETDKAVVEVPSSAGGTVQSVRVKVGDAVTVGGVLLTLSGGAAPAQSTAAPASAPQAPSGGGGDQAANVESTPATDAGTAQRVAQAQQESQKEQARPEGAPQAQAAAPQQSGTQNPQTANPQTFDGRAIVAAAPSVRRLAREIGVDIHGVHGTGIAGRISEEDVRRAAGTPSVPAAPATLTAAPASPASVPAAPVPTAPAAAPLPNFEKWGSVRREDMSGIRKATVRSMTTAWTTIPMVTHFDKADVTLMEETRRRFGERVEKAGGKLTMTHILMKVVANALHRFPKFGASLDLAAEQVVYKDYVNIGVAVDTPVGLLVPVVRDADRKTITELVLELSELAGRARERKLKPDEMQGATFTISNLGGIGGHAFTPIVNSPEVAILGVSRGGFEPVWNKEKGEFEPRNLLPLSLTYDHRLIDGADAARFLRYVCEALEDPFLISL; this comes from the coding sequence ATGCCCACCGAACTCAAACTCCCCGACGTGGGAGACAACATCGAACAAGGCACCGTCGTCACCGTGCTCGTCAGTCCCGGCGACGCGGTGACCGAGGGCCAGGCCCTGATCGAGATCGAAACCGACAAGGCCGTGATCGAGGTGCCCGCGAGCGAGGGCGGCACCATCGAGGCCGTGAACGTCAAAGTGGGCGACACCGTGGCCGTCGGCGGCGTGATCGCCACGCTCGGCGGCGGAGACGCGGCGGCCCAGGCGGCGCCCGCTCAGGCCACGGCCACCGAGACGAGCCCCCCGCAGGCCCCCTCGGGCGGCGGCGGGGATCAGGCGGCCAACGTCGAGTCCACCCCGGCCACCGACGCGGCCACGGCCCAACGCGTCGCCCAGGCCCAGCAGGACGCCCAGAAGGAGCAGGCGGGGCAGGACGTAGCCGGCGGCTCGCCCGACTCTTCGCCCGCTTCCTCGGCGGCGCCCGGTCAGAGCGGCGGCTCTACCGACGTGGTCCTTCCCGACGTGGGCGACAACATCGAGAAGGGCACCGTCGTCACCGTGCTCGTGAGCGAGGGCGACACCGTCACCGAGGGCCAGCCGGTGATCGAACTCGAAACCGACAAGGCCGTCGTGGAAGTACCGTCGAGCGCGGGCGGCACCGTCCAGAGCGTGCGGGTCAAGGTGGGCGACGCGGTGACGGTAGGCGGCGTGCTGCTGACCCTGAGCGGCGGCGCGGCTCCGGCCCAGAGCACGGCTGCTCCGGCGAGCGCTCCGCAGGCCCCCTCGGGTGGCGGTGGCGATCAGGCGGCCAATGTCGAGTCCACCCCGGCCACCGACGCGGGCACGGCCCAGCGGGTGGCGCAGGCCCAGCAGGAGAGTCAGAAGGAGCAGGCCCGCCCGGAAGGCGCTCCACAGGCCCAGGCCGCTGCCCCTCAGCAGAGCGGTACCCAGAACCCCCAGACTGCAAATCCCCAGACGTTCGACGGGCGCGCGATAGTCGCCGCCGCCCCGAGCGTGCGCCGCCTCGCGCGTGAGATTGGGGTGGACATCCACGGCGTACACGGCACCGGCATCGCCGGGCGCATCTCCGAGGAAGACGTGCGCCGCGCGGCGGGAACGCCTTCGGTGCCCGCGGCCCCTGCCACTCTCACTGCCGCGCCGGCCAGCCCCGCGAGCGTTCCGGCCGCTCCGGTGCCCACCGCTCCCGCCGCCGCGCCCCTCCCCAACTTCGAGAAGTGGGGCAGCGTGCGGCGTGAGGACATGAGCGGCATCCGCAAGGCGACGGTGCGCTCGATGACGACGGCGTGGACGACCATTCCGATGGTCACGCACTTCGACAAGGCCGACGTGACCCTGATGGAAGAGACCCGCAGGCGCTTCGGCGAGCGGGTGGAGAAGGCGGGCGGCAAGCTCACCATGACCCACATCCTGATGAAGGTGGTGGCGAACGCGCTGCACCGCTTCCCCAAGTTCGGCGCCTCGCTCGACCTCGCTGCCGAGCAGGTGGTCTACAAGGACTACGTGAATATCGGTGTGGCGGTGGATACCCCGGTGGGCCTCCTCGTGCCGGTGGTGAGGGACGCCGACCGCAAGACGATCACCGAGCTCGTGCTCGAACTCTCGGAACTCGCGGGGCGCGCGCGCGAACGCAAGCTGAAGCCCGACGAGATGCAGGGGGCGACCTTTACCATCTCCAACCTCGGCGGCATTGGCGGGCACGCCTTCACGCCCATCGTGAACAGCCCCGAAGTCGCGATCCTCGGCGTGTCGCGCGGCGGCTTTGAACCGGTGTGGAACAAGGAAAAGGGCGAGTTCGAGCCGCGCAACCTGCTGCCGCTCTCGCTCACCTACGACCACCGCCTGATCGACGGCGCCGACGCCGCGCGCTTCCTGCGGTATGTGTGCGAGGCGCTCGAAGATCCGTTCCTGATCTCGCTCTGA
- a CDS encoding metallophosphoesterase family protein encodes MAPVRLLLLSDIHANYAALQAALNDAERRGFDQVVHLGDALGYGPQPHEVLSTLRDLGARCVRGNHEELLLECASGARAGWGGVVTEALQWQLTRLSRQDLDWVASWPDGFDDPETGARYRHGTPASLDRYLGSVPAAREAFAAWEGTLAFVGHTHIPAVYATLNAPVGEWIKGQNLSEGGHYLVPPRARVILNPGSVGQPRDGDPAASYGLFDTARAAFEVVRVSYDVSRTQAAARRAGLPEALVTRLAAGR; translated from the coding sequence ATGGCCCCTGTGCGGCTGCTGCTGCTTTCCGACATCCACGCCAATTACGCGGCCCTGCAAGCCGCGCTGAACGATGCCGAGCGGCGCGGATTCGATCAGGTGGTGCATCTCGGCGACGCGCTGGGCTACGGGCCGCAGCCCCACGAGGTGCTGTCCACCCTGCGCGACCTCGGCGCGCGCTGCGTGCGGGGCAACCACGAGGAACTGCTGCTCGAATGCGCGTCTGGGGCGCGGGCCGGCTGGGGGGGGGTGGTGACCGAGGCGCTTCAGTGGCAGCTCACGCGGCTCTCGCGCCAGGACCTCGACTGGGTGGCGAGCTGGCCCGACGGCTTTGATGACCCCGAGACGGGCGCGCGCTACCGCCACGGCACGCCGGCCAGCCTCGACCGCTACCTCGGCTCGGTGCCTGCCGCCCGCGAGGCGTTCGCGGCGTGGGAAGGCACGCTCGCTTTCGTGGGCCACACCCATATTCCCGCCGTCTACGCGACCCTCAACGCGCCGGTGGGCGAGTGGATCAAGGGGCAGAACCTCTCTGAGGGAGGCCACTACCTCGTGCCGCCGCGCGCCCGGGTGATTCTCAATCCCGGCAGCGTGGGGCAGCCGCGCGACGGCGACCCGGCGGCGAGCTACGGCCTGTTCGACACGGCGCGCGCGGCCTTCGAGGTGGTCCGGGTCTCCTACGACGTGTCCCGCACCCAGGCGGCGGCGCGGCGGGCGGGCCTGCCCGAAGCCCTCGTGACCCGCCTCGCCGCCGGAAGGTAG